The genomic window TAGGGTAAgattataacacactgtagaccTGCCTGTCTGTGGGGGAAGGGCTGTGGGAGTAGACTATACTGGGACCtgccacctgtctgtctgtgggggaAGGGCTGTGGGAGTAGACTATACTGGGACCTGCCACCTGCCTGTCTGTGGGGGAAGGGCTGTGGGAGTAGACTATACTGGGACCtgccacctgtctgtctgtgggggaAGGGCTGTGGGAGTAGACTATACTGGGACCTGCCACTGCCACCTGCCTGTCTGTGGGGGAAGGGCTGTGGGAGTAGACTATACTGGACCTGCCACCTGCCTGTCTGTGGGGGAAGGGCTGTGGGAGTAGACTATACTGGGACCTGCCACTGCCACCTGCCTGTCTGTGGGGGAAGGGCTGTGGGAGTAGACTATACTGGACCTGCCACCTGCCTGTCTGTGGGGGAAGGGCTGTGTGAGTAGACTATACTGGGACCTGCCACCTGCCTGTCTGTGGGGGAAGGGCTGTGGGAGTAGACTATACTGGGACCTGCCACCTGCCTGTCTGTGGAGGAAGGGCTGTGGGAGTAGACTATACTGGGACCTGGGACCTGCCACCTGCCTGTCTGTGGGGGAAGGGCTGTGTGAGTAGACTATACTGGGACCTGGCACTGCCACCTGCCTGTCTGTGGGGGAAGGGCTGTGTGAGTAGACTATACTGGAACCTGCCACCTGCCTGTCTGTGGGGGAAGGGCTGTGTGAGTAGACTATACTGGGACCTGGCACTGCCACCTGCCTGTCTGTGGGGGAAGGGCTGTGTGAGTAGACTATACTGGAACCtgccacctgtctgtctgtgggggaAGGGCTGTGGGAGTAGACTATACTGGGACCTGCCACCTGCCTGTCTGTGGGGGAAGGGCTGTGGGAGTAGACTATACTGGGACCtgccacctgtctgtctgtgggggaAGGGCTGTGTGAGTAGACTATACTGGGACCTGGGACCAATGCAAGTCACACATGGTCACACATGGTCTCAGGTCTCATGgataaaacatacagtatgtctgtctacCCAAAACGGCAGCTATCAGAATCAGCGTATTACCGTCTATGTGTCTGTCGTTGTGAGAACTGAGACGGTTTGCTTTCATACAacagtggtagagagaggaaggggtttGATACCAGCAACGATCATCAACATTGTTAAACGTTTTTCAAAACATTTCTAATAAATGCAACAGTTGAACAACGGAATGAAGATCCTCCATCAGGTATTGACAGGGTTCTAGGAGATTAAACATTTTACTGGCACGTACAAATAATACCTCGAGTTCAGTGATTTTGGCGGGAATTTCAGGTATTCAATTTCTCGTCAAAAATCACGTATTTTTCTTGTCCATATATACATTTTCTTTATTGTATCaggtatgtttttttttagaTGTTGTGTTGAAATTAAAGTAAAACTATATGTGCCTCAttttcataaacacacacattcccaTTTGCATATATGAATATATTAACATAAAGGTGGAGGAGTATGGCTGTAACCACCAaaccacctgctctgtctagacttCCTCATTAAATACTGTTGTTGTCAACATTCTGttgcataattcaacaagtgTGTCAATAGCAGGATAACCCTCGGATGAATAATCAACAGCTTGGTTCTAGATTACACCTCTAAACATAATCAACATTGTTTTTCCAGATCAGACATTATATCAGTATCAACCCAGTGTTTAGTTTTCACAAGATGCTTTCATTTTAGCCCTCatctaatttgtaaacatttcaaatgtattaaatgatTACTTTAATTGCaccaacaacaaacaaacaaacaaacaaacaaaaaaatgaacaCCAATCAGAAAGAAGGCCTAAAAAAATGAACACCAATCAGAAAGAAGGCCTAAAAAAAGGAACACCAATCAGAAATAAGGCCTAAAAAAATTAACACCAATCAGAAAGAAAGCCTAAAAAAATGAACACCAATCAGAAAGAAGGCCTAACAAATAGTCAACAGGCGTTAAATCCTGGACGAATCTTTAGCGTTCTGATAGATCCAAGGGAAAGACGATGTGTTACGTTGAGCCCATTTTCCTGTAACGTTTAACGGGACAAACGACAGGAAGAAGCAAGAGAATGAAAGAGTCGCAGGAGTCAAATGAAAGCAATCAATCAAGAGAGATTTAAGTGTCGAGTAGATTTTGCCACCACCTCACACACAGGAAATAAATGACTGAAAAAAGAGATGCTCAGGTGGGCGGGGAATGTTGCTATAGTTACTGAGACAGCTGCCTTATCACTTCtgacaggaagacacacacacacactacacacactacacacacacagacagtaacaATAGCATAACCCTGCCCTGTTACCAGCAGCACAGTCATCTGTTGGGTTCTCTACAGATATAcactggggcaaaaaagtatttagtcagccaccaattgtgcaagttctcccacttaaaaagatgagagaggacctgtattttcatcataggtacatttcaactatggcagacaaaatgagaaaaaaaatccagaaaatcacattgtaggattttttatgaatttatttgcaaattatggtggaaaataagtatttggtcacctacaaacaagcaagatttctggctctcacagacctgtaacttcttctttaaggggctcctctgtcctccactcgttacctgtgttaatggcacctgtttgaacttgctaTTAATATAAAAGACACcggtccacaacctcaaacagtcacactccaaactccactatggccaagaccaaagagctgtcaaaggacaccagaaacaaaattgtagacatgcaccaggctgggaagactgaatctgcaataggtaagcagcttggtttgaagaaatcaactgtgggagcaattattaggaaatgaaagacatacaagaccactgataatctccctcgatctggggctccacgcaagatctcaccccgtagggtcaaaattatcacaagaacggtgagcaaaaatcccagaaccacacagggggacctagtgaatgacctgcagagagctgggaccaaagtaacaaagcctaccatcagtaacacactacgccgccagggactcaaatcctgcagtgccagacgtgtccccctgcttaaaccttgaaatgtccaggcccatctgaagtttgctagagagcatttggatgatccagaagaagattgggagaatgtcatatggtcagatgaaacagaaatataactttttggtaaaaactctactcgtcgtgtttggaggacaaagaatgctgagttgcatccaaagaacaccatacctacagggaagcatgggggtggaaacatcatgctttggggctgtttttctgcaaagggaccaggatgactgatccgtgtaaaggaaagaatgaatgaggccatgtatcgtgagattttgagtgaaaacctccttccatcagcaagggcattgaagatgaaacgtggctgggtctttcagcatgacaatgatcccaaacacaccgcccgggcaacgaaggagtggcttcgtaagaagcatttcaaggtcctggagtggcctagccagtctccagatctcaaccccatagaaaatctttggagggagttgaaagtccgtgttgcccagcaacagccccaaaacatcactgctctagaggagatctgcatggaggaatgggccaaaataccagcaacagtgtgtgaaaaccttgtgaagacttacagaaaacgtttgacctctttcattgccaacaaagggtatataacaaagtattcagATAAACTTTTgtcattgaccaaatacttactttcaaccataatttgcaaataaattaattaaaaatcctacaatgtgattttctggattttttttctcattttgtcttttatagttgaaatgtacctatgatgaaaattacaggcctctctcatctttttaagtgggagaacttgcacaattggtggctgactaaatactttttgccccactgtacatgaagTATGGGTAACCCACCACTGTATCCAGACAGATACTATATCTGTAGGGAATCCAGGGGAACCCACCACTGTACCCAGACAGATACTATATCTGTAGGGAACCCAGGGGAACCCACCACTGTACCCAGACAGATACTATATCTGTAGGGAACCCACCACTGTATCCAGACAGACACTACTATATCTGTAGGGAACCCACCACTGTACCCAGACAGACACTATATCTGTAGGTAACCCACCACTGTATCCAGACAGACAATAACATCCTATTCTATGTTCACACTGATCAGGGCCCTATCAGAAGACAGGACACTGTGACACCCGTAGAAACGTAATACCAGCAGACAGCCGTTGTGCAGGTAGACACTGACACCTAGCAGACAACCGTGGTACTGCCTCTGAGCCTGACCCACCCGGTAGGTACACGGTCTTGATAGGATTTGTTGTCATATGTAAATGACCGACTGAGGTGTACAATGGCGCTGCTGCCTgagatatctgtctgtctggacggACTAGGATACAGGCTCTTTCTAgaaaaaggggagagggagagtgtttGACAACGCTGGGATGTAGACACCAGGGAACAACAGGGATCTATCTATACTCTATAGACTCTTTAACTGTTAGTGGGACATTGTGCATTTAATAGGAGAACACAGTCTGAAATCAGCCACATCAGTGATCCAGATCTCTCTATTCATTAATCTGGTTACTGTTCTGTatctgactgtaggtctatatctagctaccccctgtatatgactgtaggtctatatctagctactgttctgtatctgactgtaggtctatatctaactaccccctgtatatgactgtaggtctatatctAACTACCCCCCGTatatgactgtaggtctatatctaactaccccctgtatatgactgtaggtctatatctagctaccccctgtatatgactgtaggtctatatctagctactgttctgtatctgactgtaggtctatatccAGCTACTGTTCTGTatatgactgtaggtctatatctAGCTACTGTTCTGTatatgactgtaggtctatatctagctacccccctgtatatgactgtaggtctatatctagctacccccctgtatatgactgtaggtctatatctAGCTACCCCCCTGTATATGACTGTAGGTCTATGCTCTGTCTGGAAGGAGGCTGTAGGTTTATTGTGACAACGTTCCACTACCACAACTCACCTCCACGTGACTGTCTCTCCTGCAGCGGCCATCGTCCCACGTCATAATTCCAGGAGACGTTGTAGTCCGGGCGTCTGAGCAGTTGGCCGCCCTGTTTTATCATCCAAGGGTCTGTTGGTCTATGTCGGTTTTTTTTGCTATTGATTCCAACCTGATTGGCTTCTGCATCTGTCATCTGCAGCAGGTCCCCGCCCCCTCCCCTGGTAAATCCAACCAACGGGGGGGAGCTGAGTCAGTCATCCGTACGCTCGTGACGCAGTGACGTCTGTCAGAATCTATTCCAAAGGTTCTATGATTCCACCTCTTTTAGCTGAGATGCACCACAGCATGACTGGTAGAAAGGGGTTGGAGGGGGTTCAGGTGATATGGGGAGGGGGTTCAGGTGATATGGGGAGGGGGTTCAGGTGATATGGGGGTGGTGACGGGGGTTGGAGGGGGGTCAGGTGATATGGGGAGGGGGTTCAGTGGAGTCAGGTGATATGGGGATGGGGGTTGGAGGGGGTCAGGTGATATGGGGATGGGGGTTGGAGGGGGTCAGGTGATATGGGGATGGGGTTGGAGGGGGTCAGGTGACATGGTGATGGGGAAGGGGGTTGGAGGGGGGCAGGTGATATGGGGATGGGGGTTGGAGGGGGTTCAGTGGAGTCAGGTGACATGGTGATGGGGGTTGGAGGGGGTCAGGTGACATGGTGAGGGGGAAGGGGGTTGGAGGGGGGCAGGTGATATGGGGATGGGGAAGGGGGTTGGAGGGGGTCAGTAGAGTCAGGTGACATGGTGATGGGGAAGGGGGTTGGAGGGGGGCAGGTGATATGGGGAAGGGGGTTGGAGAGGGGTCAGTAGAATCAGGTGACATGGTGATGGGGAAGGGGGTTGGAGGGTGTCAGGTGACATGGTGATGGAGAAGGGGGAATGAGGGGGGTCAGTGTAGTCTGGTGATATGGTGATGGAGAAGGGGGATGTAGGGGTTGGAGGGGGGCAGTGTAGTCAGGTGATAtggtgatggaggagggggatGTAGGGGTTGGAGGGGGGCAGTGTTATCAGGTAGTAATCCACTGTAGCGAAgtgatattgtgatgtcatacgACATCAGAAGACAAGGTGACCTGAAATGTCGTCGGGCCTGGAACGCCAGGTGACTTGATATAATGACGCTGTTGATTTAAGTGGCACAGTAAGCTGTGGCCTCGGAGTCAGGGGAGGGTTTTTACCAATGACAATATGGGTTTCTATTGATTCTGATATCAATACATTTCTGCCTGCAGTATAGGTCTCTGCCTGTCTACACTACACCATATATAACCATTCATCCCAGGACAAGGACATAGCTGCCAAAATCATCTCGGTTATCATTGAATCATATTTCTACGTAACTCCAGTCGGGCGCTGTGTAGCAGCattcattggggggggggggggtacaatgAAAACACCTTCAACCAGGTCGTCAGTCAAATCCTTCCGTTCCTCTGTTCTGTTTGACGTCAGACAATAACGTCTTTCCCCTGTCAGAACGGTCTTGGAAGGTTGCTATAGAAACTAACCGGCTTCCACACCACGTCTGCAGTTCCCGAACTCTCCACAGAGCGGCGCTCTGGGTCCATCTGACCGCCTGTCTGAGCACTACAAGGTGCACTTCTCatcccccccctcaccccccacccccccgtcAAGTTGTTAAACGCATTCATTCATGCATCTGTAATATCTCATTCATGCATCTGTAATATCTCAAGATATTCTAGTGCACTATTCGCAAATAGAACCTACCTACTTATATAGTTTTGGTGAGATTGTGAGAttgtataataaaaaataattttaaaaaaacaacGAAATGTTGTAAACAATGTCAATAGCATGATATTTGATTCATTCGATTCAGATTCGATGCTGTTCGTTATTGAGccgtacatataaatataaatcATTTGAATAGTGCCTGTGGTCATTTTAGAGGGCAATCGGGCTGTGCGTAATGTCTAGTATCCTCAATGGCTTGTCAAGGTGTGAATGGATGTGCAGCTCCCAGACGGGGACACACACCATTCAGACTACTGTGGTTCCGCTATCAAAGACAACGGCATCTCTGCGTGGATGGATAGACCTCTGTTATGCCCATTCCTCATCACAgttgacagagaggatagagggtcTGCTGCCAGGCAGCGCTGCCCAGTAAAACGCTCTCAATAACGGTCTAATGGAAAAACGCATTACGTAGATATGGTGTACATAAAGAGGGGGTTTGTGGGTAGAGTCACTGGgtgaccttgttttttttttttaagtcattaCAATGCCCTGTAGGTATAAGATTCATTCAAGTAATTTTAGACAAACTGgtcctattatattatatatcaaCACCAAACAGGCAGATCAATATGTAAACTTTTAGAAAacggaagaaaaaaaatacagacacGAAATTAGGCTGAATAAATTAGACATTAATTAGAGAGCATGAGTAAAGCGCtacaatagagagggggggggggggggggtgatcatggttgttgtttatttgtttatgagGCTAAATATAGCCTCATAATGATGTTTACAACCAACAAGCGAAGAAGAGCTGTGCGCATAACGGAAGACTGTTTTCAGGTGAGATCACGAGTCACGTTATAATTCATCCACCGTTATGATAATCTATTAAACATAATTCCTTCAGCATTAAGAGACGCCGGAAATAAGAGAGAGCCAAACCTTACTCTAGCCAGAGCGCAGAATTGGAGATGTATGCTACTCACAGAAAGAAACGCATGGTTTCTCTGAATATCTTCAAGGCTATGCCTGTTTTTTTTTCCATTGCTGGGTATTTTCTGTTTGCTCTATTATCACACATTAGTGAGTTTCCCCGTGTACGCTTTGTGTGGGCTACAGTGCGCTTTGTGTGGGCTGCAATTGGTATATTTGATAGAATCAGCGTCCTCCGTGGCTATTAAGTCCGATTTGGAAAGCGATGATGGTTGGCTGTCACTGTTCTTTAATTCACCAAAAGACGGTTGCTGCTGCTGGCCACACGTCACGTGGGTGTATTGAAACTGCTCCTCGTGCTCGGTCTCCCGGTGATAGAAGTAGTTGAAGTTGGACACGATGACCGGGACCGGTAACGCGATGGTGAGCACACCGGCTATGGCGCACAGAGAGCCCACGATCTTTCCGCCGATGGTCACCGGGCACATGTCCCCGTAGCCAACGGTAGTCATGGAGACCACAGCCCACCAGAACGCGTCGGGGATCGAGCTGAAACCGGAGTCTGGATCGTCGGTTTCGGCGAAGTAGACAGCACTGGAGAAGAGGATGACTCCGATGAAGAGGAAGAAAATGAGCAACCCCAACTCTCTCATACTGGCTTTGAGGGTTTGTCCTAATATTTGAAGTCCCTTGGAGTGTCTGGACAGCTTGAAGATCCTGAACACCCTGACCAGCCGGATGACCCTGAGGATGGCCAGAGACATGGCCTGCTGTCCGTTTCCTTGGTGCTCCGCCAGCTCCAAGCCCAGGGTGATGAAATAGGGCATGATGGCCACAATGTCGATGGTGTTCATCATGTTTTTGAAAAAAGCAGGCTTGGAGGGGCAGGCTAGGAACCTGACGAACAACTCGAAGGAGAACCAGATGATACACAAGGTTTCCACTATGAAGAAAGGATCTGTGAATGGATTGGGCTTTTTAGAGCTGTTAGTTCCATTCAACGCCAGCTCAGTGTCCCAATGTTTCTCCTTTTCATCCCTAAACTCAGGCAGCGTCTCCAAACAGAAGATGACAATAGAAATTAAAATCaccagaacagagacaatagCAATCCCTCTGGCGGGTCCCGAACTCTCCGGGTATTCGAACAGAAGCCAGACCTGTCGTTGAAACTCATTATCTGGCAAcggtctctcctcttcttttaTAAATCCCTCATCCTCCTTAAAATTCTCGATCACATCTTCTCCCAATTGGTAAAATTTGATCTCCTCCATAAATATGTCCAGGGGTACGTTGACGGGTCTCCGGAGGCGGCCGCCAGACTGGTAGTAGTAGAGGATGGCGTCGAAGCTGGGTCGGTTCCTGTCGAAGAAGTACTCGTTCCTCAGAGGGTCGAAGAAGCGCATTCTCTTCCTCGGATCCCCCAGTAAAGTGGTGGGGAAGTGAGCAAGCGTTTTCAGCTGGGTTTCAAAGAGCAGCCCGGAGATGTTAATGACCACGCGCTCACAGCACTCCTGGTCTGTCCGCTGATCCACCGGGTCGAACACATCTTGGGACAGGGCTGTTAGTGCCACAGTCTCATCGTGGTTCTCCCTGGGCACTACTGTCATGTTTCTCCCCCAAAGGGCAACAGCTTCTGTCTCCAAAGACCCCGCTAGTGTCCGTGTCGTAATCCCCCCTCTTTACTCGTGCGTTTTTTAGTCCTTCCGCGCTATTTTGTGACCAACAAGACCAAGCAGTCACTTGTGGAATGATGAGAAGggctccgctctctctctctctctctttctctctctctctctctcgctctctctgtctcctctctgtgtctcctctcggtgtcccttctctgtctcctctctgtgtctcctctcggtgtctctctgtgtctctctgtgtctcctctctctcggtgtctcctctctgtgtctcctctctgtgtctcctctctctcggtgtctcctctctgtgtctcctctctgtgcCTCCTGTCTGtgcctcctctctgtgtctcctatCTGTGCCTCCTCTCTGTGCCTCCTCTCTGtgcctcctctctgtgtctcctctctccgtGCCTCGTCTCAGCCTGTTTGTCTACTGACGGTTCTATTCCTTCTCTCACGTCTGAGGACGGGTTGTTTTTGTTTGTATTGTACACAACAGCTTCTCCCATCCCTTCCCGTTGCACGCTGCTAGTCTGGACTATCGACTGTTACATTCACAGCATTTAAAATAGCAATGCCCTCCCCACGCTGACGTGTAGACGCTCTCTCACccaagagagaaaacacacatacaTGCTTGGTGTCTGAACTGGATTCAACTGATATTTGAGTACATCTATTGACTGGAACCAATAAAATATGCAATTTGATATTTACATATTTCTACATTTATATTTatacttatccagaaagacttacAGTTGGAGCATTGATCTTAAGATAGCTAAGGGGTCACAGGCAGGGGGTCTAGGGGGTCACAGGCAGGGGGTCTAGGGGGTCACAGGCAGGTGGTCTAGGGGGTCACAGGCAGGGCGTCACAGGCAGGGGTCTAGGGGGTCACAGGCAGGGCGTCACAGGCAGGGGGTCTAGGTGATCACAGGCAGGGGCTCACAGGCAGGTGGTCTAGGGATCACAGGCAGGGGTCACAAGCAGGTGGTCTAGGGGGTCACAAGCAGGTGGTCTAAGGGATCACAGGCAGGGGTCACAAGCAGGTGGTCTAGGGGGTCACAAGCAGGTGGTCGAGGGGGTCACAGGCAGGGGGTCTAGGGGGTCACAGGCAGGGGGTCTAGGGGGTCACAGGCAGGTGGTCTAGGGTGTCACAGGCAGGTGGTCTAGGGGGTCACAGGCAGGGGTCACAAGCAGGTGGTCTAGGGGATCCCAGGCAGGGGTCACAGGCAGGGGTCACAGGCAGGGGTCACAAGCAGGTGGTCTAGGGGGTCACAAGCAGGTGGTCTAAGGGATCACAGGCAGGGGTCACAAGCAGGTGGTCTAAGGGATCACAGGCAGGGGTCACAAGCAGGTGGTCTAGGGGGTCACAAGCAGGTGGTCTAAGGGATCACAGGCAGGGGTCACAAGCAGGTGGTCTAGGGGGTCACAAGCAGATGGTCTAAGGGATCACAGGCAGGGGTCACAAGCAGGTGGTCTAGGGGGTCACAGGCATAGAAAGTAAAATGTTCCTCAATAATGTAGCTATCAGAAGAATCAGAGCTAGAAAGGGGGTGGTCAAGTGCAAGTGCtggttaattattattattttaatgggggggggggcattttttAAAAGAGACAGAAGAGGTAACGTTTCAAATGAGAacagcttggactgggctgagcaggaACCTCCCTCCCGTAGGGTTTGATCATAACCtgaaggtaggggggggggggggcaggtcctCCTGTTGTTCTGTAGGTAAACACCATGGTCTGGTAGtggtaggaggggggggggggcaggtcctCCTGTTGTTCTGCAGGTAAACACCATGGTCTGGTAGtggtaggaggggggggggcaggtcctcctgctgttctgtaggtaaacaccatggtctagtagtgataggggggggaggggcaggtcctcctgctgttctgtaggtaaacaccatggtcttgtagtggtagGGGGGGAGGGGCAGGTCCTCCTTCGGTTCTGTAGGTaaacaccatggtcttgtagtggtgggggggggggggggaggggcagGTCCTCCTGCGGTTCTGTAGATaaacaccatggtcttgtagtggtaggggggggggggggggcatgtcctcctgctgttctgtaggtaaacaccatggtcttgtagtggtgggggtgggggggggggggggcaggtcctCCTGCTGTTCCGTAGGTAAACACAATGGTCTGGTAGTGGTGGGGGGAGCGCAGGTCCTCCtgccagtggagtgtgtggaggagcaggTCCTCCTGCCAGTGGAGTGTGTGTAGGAGCAGGTCCTCCtgccagtggagtgtgtggaggagcaggTCCTCCtgccagtggagtgtgtggaggggCAGGTCCTCCtgccagtggagtgtgtggaggtGCAGGTCCTCCtgccagtggagtgtgtggaggagcaggTCCTCCtgccagtggagtgtgtggaggagcaggTCCTCCTGCCAggggagtgtgtggaggagcagaTCCCCCtgccagtggagtgtgtggaggagcaggTCCTCCtgccagtggagtgtgtggaggagcaggTCCTCCtgccagtggagtgtgtggaggagcaggTCCTCCtgccagtggagtgtgtggaggagcaggTCCTCCtgccagtggagtgtgtggaggagcaggTCCTCCtgccagtggagtgtgtggaggagcaggTCCTCCtgccagtggagtgtgtggaggagcaggTCCTCCtgccagtggagtgtgtggaggagcaggTCCTCCTGCCAggggagtgtgtggaggagcaggTCCTCCtgccagtggagtgtgtggaggagcaggTCCTCCtgccagtggagtgtgtggaggagcaggTCCTCCTGCCAggggagtgtgtggaggagcaggTCCTCCTGCCAggggagtgtgtggaggagcaggTCCTCCTGCCCggggagtgtgtggaggagcaggTCCTCCTGCCAggggagtgtgtggaggagcaggTCCTCCTGCCAGGGGAGTGTGTGAGGGAGCAGGTCGACTGCTTTTCTACACAACCATGTGTTGTTTTAAACACTATTTGATCATTTAGCACATTTACATGTATTATTGATCTGGCGTTTGGAGTATTGTGTGATATGGGTACTGATTATCTACATGGTTCGGAAAACAGAAAAAAAAGGAGAGAAACTGCAATGTCATGCAGCCACTATTCAGGTATCAGGAACACACtgacacttctctctctctctgtctctctctgtctctctctgtctctctctttctctctctctctctctctgtctctctctgtctctctctctctctgtctctctctttctctctctctgtctctctctctctctctctctgtctctctctgtctctctctctctctctctgtctctctctctctctgtctctctctctctctctctctctctctctctatttctctctgtctctctcgctgtctctctttctctctctctctctctctcgctctctctctgtctctctctctctctctctctctctctctctctctctgtctcagccacTATTCAGGTATCAGGATCACACtgacacttctctctctctctctgtctctctctgtctctctctctctctccatctctctctcactttttcgtctctctctctcatctctctctcgtctctctctctcactcgctctctctattGTCCCTTAATATATAATagaatgtaatgtaatataatgtaatgtaatgtaatgaaaaCCTGTTCTGTTGTCGTCAGGTCCTTGTGAACTCATTGAATGTGCTCTACACTTTTACAAACCGATGGCCAAACTTCGAATAACACCAGCCATTGTTTTCCATGTTAGTTATTGGGGAATGAGTCACAACTATTCAACCTGAGCTTCCACGTCATTTTAAACGTGGCTCAAGATCTATAGATTATTCAGAATTTGCACAAAGcacaagaacaagaacaagaacagCATTGGAGGGAGCAGGGA from Oncorhynchus mykiss isolate Arlee chromosome 15, USDA_OmykA_1.1, whole genome shotgun sequence includes these protein-coding regions:
- the LOC118938877 gene encoding shaker-related potassium channel tsha2-like, which encodes MTVVPRENHDETVALTALSQDVFDPVDQRTDQECCERVVINISGLLFETQLKTLAHFPTTLLGDPRKRMRFFDPLRNEYFFDRNRPSFDAILYYYQSGGRLRRPVNVPLDIFMEEIKFYQLGEDVIENFKEDEGFIKEEERPLPDNEFQRQVWLLFEYPESSGPARGIAIVSVLVILISIVIFCLETLPEFRDEKEKHWDTELALNGTNSSKKPNPFTDPFFIVETLCIIWFSFELFVRFLACPSKPAFFKNMMNTIDIVAIMPYFITLGLELAEHQGNGQQAMSLAILRVIRLVRVFRIFKLSRHSKGLQILGQTLKASMRELGLLIFFLFIGVILFSSAVYFAETDDPDSGFSSIPDAFWWAVVSMTTVGYGDMCPVTIGGKIVGSLCAIAGVLTIALPVPVIVSNFNYFYHRETEHEEQFQYTHVTCGQQQQPSFGELKNSDSQPSSLSKSDLIATEDADSIKYTNCSPHKAHCSPHKAYTGKLTNV